Proteins from a single region of Haloplanus sp. GDY1:
- a CDS encoding TraB/GumN family protein — MSDHGTSTGREGRVRVVGTAHVSADSVREVEETIEAERPDVVAVELDEGRYRQMQGETPDDIEPGDLLRGNTVFQFLAYWMLSYVQSRLGERFDIEPGADMMAAVDTAEELGIDVALVDRDIQTTIQRFWARMGVLEKLRLVGGLAFGVTDARGIGLALGVFAGVIAGPLLGLFGPSLGVSAPLLSRITGGVLIAVVVGLVVHTLADVALGPDEALVAAAGSGAAAGLIGGVGLGLADGVVASFGSLLPRVVGSLTLGLLGGVSVGLLAGVLADRAGYGAAESDDLDDFDVEELTDADVVSVMMEEFRSFSPAGARALIDERDAYIAHELVSLRDAGKDVVAIVGAGHREGIETYLDAPETLPPWESLVGTDSGGGVPWLKAAGVLVSVGFVAFFVLLAMAGVRDGFLLRLFAAWFVVNGVFAAGLARLAGARWSSTAVGGLVAWMTSVNPLLAPGWFTGYVELRHTPVNVADIGRLNELLSDEEKPIRQLVGEMFEVPLFRLIMIVAMTNVGSMIASLLFAVYVLPLFATEIGGIDGVTRLMVEGARNSAELLWRTVS, encoded by the coding sequence ATGAGCGACCACGGGACGTCGACCGGCCGGGAGGGCCGCGTTCGCGTCGTCGGCACGGCTCACGTCTCGGCCGACAGCGTCCGCGAGGTCGAGGAGACCATCGAGGCCGAGCGGCCGGACGTGGTCGCGGTGGAACTCGACGAGGGCCGCTACCGCCAGATGCAGGGCGAAACGCCCGACGACATCGAACCCGGCGACCTCCTGCGTGGCAACACCGTCTTCCAGTTTCTCGCCTACTGGATGCTTTCCTACGTCCAGTCGCGACTCGGCGAGCGGTTCGACATCGAACCCGGCGCGGACATGATGGCCGCCGTCGACACCGCCGAGGAACTCGGCATCGACGTGGCCCTGGTCGACCGGGACATCCAGACGACGATCCAGCGGTTCTGGGCGCGGATGGGCGTCCTCGAAAAACTGCGCCTCGTCGGCGGCCTCGCCTTCGGCGTGACGGACGCCCGCGGGATCGGCCTCGCGCTCGGCGTCTTCGCCGGCGTGATCGCCGGCCCGCTGCTCGGCCTGTTCGGCCCCTCGCTCGGCGTCTCGGCGCCCCTCCTCTCGCGGATCACGGGGGGCGTCCTGATCGCCGTCGTCGTCGGCCTCGTCGTCCACACCCTCGCCGACGTCGCCCTCGGCCCCGACGAGGCGCTCGTCGCGGCCGCCGGCAGCGGCGCCGCCGCGGGCCTGATCGGCGGCGTCGGTCTCGGACTCGCGGACGGGGTCGTCGCCTCCTTCGGCTCCCTCCTCCCCCGCGTCGTCGGGAGCCTCACCCTGGGCCTCCTCGGCGGCGTGTCCGTCGGCCTGCTCGCGGGCGTTCTCGCCGACCGCGCCGGCTACGGCGCCGCCGAGTCCGACGACCTCGACGACTTCGACGTCGAGGAACTCACCGACGCCGACGTGGTGAGCGTCATGATGGAGGAGTTCCGCTCCTTCAGCCCCGCCGGCGCCCGCGCGCTCATCGACGAGCGCGACGCCTACATCGCTCACGAACTCGTCTCCCTGCGGGACGCGGGGAAGGACGTGGTGGCGATCGTCGGCGCCGGCCACCGCGAGGGGATCGAGACCTACCTCGACGCCCCCGAGACGCTCCCACCCTGGGAGTCCCTCGTCGGCACCGACTCCGGCGGCGGCGTGCCGTGGCTGAAGGCCGCGGGCGTCCTCGTCTCCGTCGGCTTCGTCGCCTTCTTCGTCCTGCTGGCCATGGCGGGGGTTCGCGACGGCTTTCTCCTGCGTCTCTTTGCCGCGTGGTTCGTCGTCAACGGCGTCTTCGCGGCCGGCCTCGCCAGACTCGCCGGCGCCCGGTGGTCGTCGACGGCCGTCGGCGGCCTCGTGGCCTGGATGACCTCGGTCAACCCCCTGCTCGCGCCGGGGTGGTTCACCGGCTACGTCGAACTCCGTCACACCCCCGTCAACGTCGCCGACATCGGCCGGCTGAACGAACTCCTCAGCGACGAGGAGAAGCCGATCCGCCAGCTCGTCGGCGAGATGTTCGAGGTCCCCCTGTTCAGGCTCATCATGATCGTCGCCATGACGAACGTCGGCAGCATGATCGCCAGCCTCCTCTTTGCCGTCTACGTCCTGCCGCTGTTCGCGACCGAGATCGGCGGCATCGACGGGGTCACGCGGCTGATGGTCGAGGGCGCGCGCAACAGCGCCGAACTCCTCTGGAGGACCGTCTCGTGA
- a CDS encoding metalloprotease, with the protein MNLRFSSHELRDLTVAWVVLGVAFAIFFAGGGSRAVSMLLDQGVVGPLLVSLVTAGFGFLLHELAHKVVAVRFDQIAEFRADYGMLFLAVMSALVGFLFAAPGAVHHRGRLTAREHGLIALAGPVTNGLLALVFAPVYVAGLLAGSPLLSLLGARGVAINLFLAAFNLVPFGGLDGRTVLDWSKGVFALTFLPAAAAAVFVVFVLGIGF; encoded by the coding sequence GTGAACCTGCGGTTCAGCTCCCACGAGCTCCGCGACCTGACCGTCGCGTGGGTCGTCCTCGGCGTCGCCTTCGCCATCTTCTTCGCCGGCGGCGGGAGCCGCGCCGTCTCGATGCTGCTCGATCAGGGGGTGGTCGGGCCGCTGCTCGTCTCGCTGGTCACCGCCGGCTTCGGCTTCCTCCTCCACGAGCTCGCACACAAGGTCGTCGCGGTCCGGTTCGATCAGATCGCCGAGTTCCGTGCCGACTACGGGATGCTCTTTCTGGCCGTGATGAGCGCGCTCGTCGGCTTCCTCTTCGCCGCGCCCGGCGCCGTCCACCACCGTGGCCGGCTCACCGCGCGCGAACACGGGCTCATCGCCCTCGCCGGCCCCGTCACGAACGGCCTCCTCGCCCTCGTCTTCGCGCCCGTCTACGTCGCCGGCCTCCTCGCCGGGTCGCCGCTCCTCTCGCTGCTCGGCGCCCGCGGCGTCGCCATCAACCTCTTCCTGGCGGCGTTCAACCTCGTCCCCTTCGGGGGGCTCGACGGCCGCACCGTCCTCGACTGGAGCAAGGGCGTCTTCGCGCTCACCTTCCTCCCCGCCGCCGCGGCCGCCGTGTTCGTGGTGTTCGTGCTGGGCATCGGGTTCTGA
- a CDS encoding DUF2178 domain-containing protein: MIGVGILGLLVGMVIDRYLAGTVVYLLGAWIGGGIAFAAPRVSDSRLQDERDYELHNRASGLAMGITMALGIGIVPPLYVLDAGGYVELTGAAGGGILVASALFLLYGFCFGLVQRGA; encoded by the coding sequence GTGATCGGGGTCGGGATCCTCGGCTTGCTCGTCGGGATGGTGATCGACCGATACCTCGCCGGAACGGTCGTCTACCTGCTCGGCGCGTGGATCGGCGGCGGTATCGCCTTCGCGGCCCCGCGAGTGAGCGACAGCCGGCTTCAGGACGAACGGGACTACGAGTTGCACAACCGTGCGAGTGGTCTGGCGATGGGGATCACCATGGCACTCGGCATCGGCATCGTGCCGCCGCTCTACGTTCTCGATGCCGGCGGGTACGTCGAACTCACGGGAGCGGCCGGTGGCGGGATACTGGTCGCCTCCGCTCTGTTTCTCCTGTACGGGTTCTGCTTTGGACTCGTACAGCGGGGCGCCTAG
- a CDS encoding helix-turn-helix transcriptional regulator: MRNDLSTRRADEGLSQGELADAVDVTRQTINAIERDRYDPSLELAFELAAYFDCHIEDIFDPSLD, encoded by the coding sequence ATGCGGAACGATCTTTCGACCCGGCGTGCGGACGAGGGGTTGAGTCAGGGGGAACTCGCGGACGCCGTCGACGTCACCCGGCAGACGATCAACGCCATCGAGCGCGACCGGTACGACCCGTCGCTGGAACTCGCGTTCGAACTCGCGGCGTACTTCGACTGCCACATCGAGGACATCTTCGACCCTTCGCTCGACTGA
- a CDS encoding TetR/AcrR family transcriptional regulator, producing MSGDDPVPEPTDDIMCATYRALCRHGYADLTMQDIADEWSKSKPALHYHYDTKRGLLLAFLDHLYDAYTDRVAAPEEGSPRARLDALIDAALDPPRTDAHRELRTALFEVKAQAPHDEAFRERLERFDTHLADEIRRLVAEGVDAGAFRTDADPETAATLLVTLVNGAHSRRVALGADDGVRAAIDDFVADSLEADR from the coding sequence GTGAGCGGCGACGACCCGGTCCCCGAACCGACCGACGACATCATGTGTGCGACCTATCGAGCCCTCTGTCGCCACGGGTACGCCGACCTGACGATGCAGGACATCGCCGACGAGTGGTCGAAGAGCAAGCCCGCCCTCCACTACCACTACGACACGAAGCGCGGCCTCCTGCTCGCCTTCCTCGACCACCTCTACGACGCCTACACGGACCGCGTCGCGGCCCCCGAGGAGGGCTCGCCGCGTGCCCGTCTCGACGCGCTGATCGACGCCGCCCTCGACCCGCCGCGGACGGACGCGCACCGCGAACTCCGCACGGCGCTGTTCGAGGTGAAAGCCCAGGCTCCCCACGACGAGGCGTTTCGCGAGCGACTGGAGCGTTTCGACACCCACCTCGCCGACGAGATTCGCCGCCTCGTCGCCGAGGGCGTCGACGCCGGGGCCTTCCGCACCGACGCCGACCCGGAGACTGCGGCGACGCTCCTCGTGACCCTCGTCAACGGGGCCCACTCCCGCCGGGTCGCCCTCGGCGCCGACGACGGCGTCCGCGCGGCCATCGACGACTTCGTCGCGGACTCCCTGGAGGCCGACCGATGA
- a CDS encoding MATE family efflux transporter, with amino-acid sequence MNLRDLFKSREEFDLTDGDVGWPLLYLSLPIVVTNLLQTAYNLADTFWIGQYSTDALAAISFAFPMVFLIISLGMGLAVAGSILVAQYTGAGEEREAEYAASQTVGFAGVASLLLGAVAYVFVGDVLALLGPAPDVLRLATGYMEIISLGIFFMFGFFVFISLMRGYGDTITPMLVMLGSVALNVVLDPILIFGWGPFPQWGIEGAAIATVFSRGLALVVGLWIMLTGRRGVRIRLRNVVPDLGYGRRLVRIGVPASVEGTGQAVAINLLMFIVGTFSTPVVAAFGIGVRVFSVIFLPAIAVSRGVETMSGQNIGAGKPDRAALTARVAARTTFVVLAVAGVITFLFADPIVALFTDDDAVIEVGATFLRYVAPSFGFIGIMRSYNGGFRGAGRTLTAAAIAVTMLGGVRLPIAWVASRFMGPPGIWVSFLISNVVGAVIAYVWFRRGTWRSGDARGPAVEFVDDPADD; translated from the coding sequence ATGAACCTTCGCGACCTGTTCAAGTCCCGCGAGGAGTTCGACCTGACCGACGGCGACGTTGGCTGGCCGCTCCTCTATCTCTCCCTCCCCATCGTCGTCACGAACCTGCTCCAGACGGCCTACAACCTCGCCGACACCTTCTGGATCGGGCAGTACAGCACGGACGCCCTCGCCGCGATCAGTTTCGCCTTCCCGATGGTCTTTCTCATCATCTCGCTCGGGATGGGGCTGGCCGTGGCGGGGAGCATCCTCGTCGCGCAGTACACCGGCGCGGGCGAGGAGCGCGAAGCCGAGTACGCCGCCTCCCAGACCGTCGGGTTCGCCGGCGTCGCCTCCCTCCTCCTCGGTGCCGTCGCCTACGTCTTCGTCGGCGACGTCCTCGCCCTCCTCGGTCCCGCCCCCGACGTGTTGCGCCTCGCCACCGGCTACATGGAGATCATCTCGCTGGGCATCTTCTTCATGTTCGGCTTCTTCGTCTTCATCTCGCTCATGCGGGGGTACGGCGACACCATCACCCCGATGCTGGTCATGCTCGGCTCCGTCGCGCTCAACGTCGTCCTCGACCCGATCCTCATCTTCGGATGGGGGCCGTTCCCGCAGTGGGGCATCGAGGGGGCGGCCATCGCCACCGTCTTCTCCCGGGGGCTGGCGCTCGTCGTCGGCCTGTGGATCATGCTCACCGGCCGGCGCGGCGTCCGGATCCGGCTCCGGAACGTCGTCCCCGACCTCGGGTACGGCCGGCGACTGGTTCGGATCGGCGTCCCCGCCTCCGTCGAGGGCACCGGACAGGCCGTCGCCATCAACCTGCTCATGTTCATCGTCGGCACCTTCTCCACGCCCGTCGTGGCGGCGTTCGGCATCGGCGTCCGGGTCTTCTCGGTCATCTTCCTGCCCGCCATCGCCGTCTCCCGCGGCGTCGAGACCATGTCCGGACAGAACATCGGCGCCGGTAAGCCGGACCGCGCGGCCCTGACCGCCCGCGTCGCCGCGCGGACGACGTTCGTCGTCCTCGCCGTCGCGGGCGTGATCACCTTCCTCTTCGCCGACCCCATCGTCGCGCTCTTCACGGACGACGACGCCGTGATCGAGGTGGGTGCCACGTTCCTCCGCTACGTCGCTCCCTCCTTCGGATTCATCGGCATCATGCGGTCGTACAACGGGGGCTTCCGCGGAGCGGGCCGGACGCTCACCGCCGCCGCCATCGCGGTGACGATGCTCGGCGGGGTCCGTCTCCCTATCGCCTGGGTCGCCTCCCGGTTCATGGGTCCGCCGGGCATCTGGGTGTCCTTCCTCATCTCGAACGTCGTCGGCGCGGTCATCGCCTACGTCTGGTTCCGACGGGGAACCTGGCGCTCCGGTGACGCCCGCGGCCCGGCCGTCGAGTTCGTCGACGATCCCGCCGACGACTGA
- a CDS encoding proteasome assembly chaperone family protein, whose product MSDGTPHDHSFHISDRTAPSTTVVAGFSAFGLAGLTAADYLVEHLELEETGHVTADSLPSITPFENGQPRHHSRFFSRPDLDLTVFVNELFLPTPAADPFAEALLDWTDEHGVTEIVVLSGIPYAHGPDAHDTFYVASEDYRERRLADAGIEPMGKGFLDGVNGALMYRGIESNLRTAVFITPVHAQVPDVPAAIRLIEAFDRVYDLGVDAAPLEEFAHTVEQYYQDLAARLADVDERQIPEDRMYM is encoded by the coding sequence ATGTCAGATGGGACACCACACGATCACTCCTTTCACATCTCCGACCGCACAGCACCGTCGACGACGGTCGTCGCCGGCTTCTCCGCGTTCGGCCTCGCCGGCCTGACCGCCGCGGATTACCTCGTCGAGCACCTCGAACTCGAGGAGACGGGTCACGTCACCGCCGACTCGTTGCCCTCGATCACCCCCTTCGAGAACGGTCAGCCGCGTCACCACTCGCGGTTTTTCTCCCGGCCCGACCTCGATCTGACCGTCTTCGTCAACGAACTGTTTCTGCCGACGCCCGCCGCCGACCCCTTCGCGGAGGCGCTGCTGGACTGGACCGACGAACACGGCGTGACCGAAATCGTGGTGCTCTCGGGAATTCCCTACGCGCACGGCCCCGACGCTCACGACACCTTCTACGTCGCTTCGGAGGACTACCGCGAGCGACGGCTCGCCGACGCCGGTATCGAACCGATGGGCAAGGGCTTTCTCGACGGCGTCAACGGCGCGCTCATGTACCGCGGCATCGAGTCCAACCTCCGGACGGCCGTGTTCATCACGCCCGTCCACGCCCAGGTGCCCGACGTCCCCGCCGCGATCCGTCTCATCGAGGCCTTCGACCGCGTCTACGACCTCGGCGTCGACGCCGCCCCGCTGGAGGAGTTCGCTCACACCGTCGAGCAGTACTACCAGGACCTCGCCGCCCGCCTCGCCGACGTCGACGAGCGGCAGATCCCCGAGGATCGGATGTACATGTGA
- the corA gene encoding magnesium/cobalt transporter CorA, with the protein MTVRAVIYDRGIVETRGGTDADSLHEARTATGTTWVRVSAPTDDELDRVSAAFDLHPLEIEDVRSDVGPKVEVFPDHTFVLVKTARLRGGETTFEEEIRDQPVGLFFGHDWIVTVAAEETAAVGAVWDRVNREEPRLLERDADFTAYRVLDAIVDEYFGILDEIGRDIEAVEDRIIDDPDTETLEILNSLRRELLSIRRIVWPTRDAVSVLARGDADHVRESTEKYFRDVYDHLVQHVELVETYRDLASGARDIYLNTLSQSTNEVMKRLTVVATIILPLTFVVGVYGMNFGGGPYNMPELGWRFGYPAVLLGMALTSGIMLQYFRSEGWL; encoded by the coding sequence ATGACCGTCCGGGCGGTGATCTACGACCGGGGGATCGTCGAGACCCGCGGGGGAACGGACGCCGACTCGCTTCACGAGGCGCGGACCGCGACGGGAACGACGTGGGTCCGCGTCTCGGCGCCGACCGACGACGAGCTCGACCGGGTGAGCGCCGCCTTCGACCTCCACCCCCTCGAAATCGAGGACGTGCGGAGCGACGTCGGTCCCAAAGTCGAGGTGTTCCCCGACCACACGTTCGTCCTCGTCAAGACGGCCCGCCTGCGCGGCGGCGAGACGACGTTCGAGGAGGAGATCCGCGACCAGCCCGTTGGCCTGTTTTTCGGCCACGACTGGATCGTCACGGTGGCCGCCGAGGAGACGGCGGCCGTCGGGGCGGTCTGGGACCGGGTGAACCGCGAGGAGCCGCGGCTGCTCGAACGCGACGCCGACTTCACCGCCTACCGGGTGCTCGACGCCATCGTCGACGAGTACTTCGGCATCCTCGACGAGATCGGGCGCGACATCGAAGCCGTCGAGGATCGCATCATCGACGACCCCGACACGGAGACCCTGGAGATCCTCAACAGCCTCCGGCGCGAACTGCTCTCGATCCGGCGGATCGTCTGGCCGACCCGCGACGCGGTGAGCGTGCTGGCGCGCGGCGACGCCGACCACGTCCGGGAGTCGACGGAGAAGTACTTCCGCGACGTGTACGACCACCTCGTCCAGCACGTCGAACTCGTCGAGACCTACCGGGACCTGGCGAGCGGCGCACGCGACATCTACCTCAACACGCTCTCGCAGTCGACCAACGAGGTGATGAAGCGCCTGACCGTCGTCGCGACGATCATCCTCCCGCTGACGTTCGTGGTCGGCGTCTACGGCATGAACTTCGGCGGCGGGCCGTACAACATGCCCGAACTCGGCTGGCGCTTCGGCTACCCGGCGGTGTTGCTGGGGATGGCGCTCACGTCGGGGATCATGCTCCAGTACTTCCGGTCCGAGGGCTGGCTGTGA
- the purM gene encoding phosphoribosylformylglycinamidine cyclo-ligase: MSDDDEELTYAAAGVDIAESEAATAALVGAVGESEGDYAGLLDIGDRYLGLATDGVGTKLLVAEALSDYSTVGIDCIAMNANDLVAAGVRPVAFVDYLAVDEPDERFAEQVGEGLAAGADRAGIELVGGETAVMPEVVSGLDLAGTCAGLAAKEGIFPGSAEVGDALVGVPSSGIHSNGLTLARRAVTRRGAYTDPCPFGDYDRLGDALLEPTRIYTDLLDPMRDHGVHAAAHVTGGGWTNLERLGDARYVIDDPFDPQPVFGFVQEAGNVSDEEMHRTFNMGTGFVAALDPDDAESLADAVDGRVIGRVEAGDGVSIRGLEL, from the coding sequence ATGAGCGACGACGACGAGGAACTCACGTACGCGGCGGCGGGCGTCGACATCGCCGAGAGCGAGGCGGCCACGGCCGCCCTCGTCGGCGCCGTCGGCGAGAGCGAGGGCGACTACGCGGGCCTGCTCGACATCGGCGACCGGTATCTGGGGCTGGCCACCGACGGCGTCGGGACGAAGCTCCTCGTCGCCGAGGCGCTCTCCGATTACTCAACCGTGGGCATCGACTGCATCGCCATGAACGCGAACGACCTCGTCGCTGCCGGGGTCCGGCCGGTCGCGTTCGTCGACTACCTCGCTGTCGACGAACCCGACGAGCGCTTCGCCGAGCAGGTGGGCGAGGGGCTGGCGGCGGGCGCCGACCGGGCGGGGATCGAACTCGTCGGCGGCGAGACGGCGGTGATGCCGGAGGTCGTCTCCGGCCTCGACCTCGCGGGAACGTGTGCCGGCCTCGCGGCCAAGGAGGGGATCTTTCCGGGGAGCGCCGAGGTCGGCGACGCCCTCGTCGGCGTCCCCTCGTCGGGCATCCACTCCAACGGCCTCACCCTGGCACGTCGGGCCGTCACGCGCCGGGGCGCGTACACCGATCCCTGTCCGTTCGGCGACTACGACCGCCTCGGCGACGCCTTGCTCGAACCGACGCGGATCTACACGGACCTCCTCGACCCGATGCGGGACCACGGCGTCCACGCGGCCGCCCACGTCACCGGCGGCGGGTGGACGAACCTGGAGCGTCTCGGCGACGCGCGCTACGTGATCGACGACCCGTTCGATCCGCAGCCGGTCTTCGGGTTCGTCCAGGAGGCCGGCAACGTCTCCGACGAGGAGATGCACCGCACGTTCAACATGGGGACCGGCTTCGTCGCGGCGCTCGATCCGGACGACGCCGAGTCCCTCGCCGACGCGGTCGACGGGCGGGTGATCGGCCGCGTCGAGGCGGGCGACGGCGTCTCGATCCGGGGACTGGAGCTGTAG
- a CDS encoding CBS domain-containing protein: MDLPTPQDLRERRTSLDLTQSALAEMAGVSQPLIARIEGGDVDPRLSTLRRIVDALDEAEGSVVRAEDLMNEELVSVAPDDSVADAERRMEEAAFSQLPVLQNGLPVGSISFSDIRHEGENVGQKAVAEIMSEQFPTVSREDSVDKISNLLDYYKAVIVTESGEAVGIITEADIAAALS, from the coding sequence ATGGACCTCCCTACGCCACAGGATCTGCGGGAACGGCGGACGTCGCTGGACCTGACACAGAGTGCGCTCGCGGAGATGGCCGGCGTCTCCCAGCCGTTGATCGCGCGCATCGAGGGCGGGGACGTGGATCCCCGACTCTCGACGCTCAGGCGCATCGTCGACGCCCTCGACGAGGCCGAGGGCAGCGTCGTTCGGGCCGAGGACCTGATGAACGAGGAACTGGTCAGCGTCGCGCCGGACGACTCCGTGGCCGACGCCGAACGGCGGATGGAGGAGGCCGCCTTCTCGCAGTTGCCCGTGTTGCAAAACGGACTTCCCGTCGGATCGATCAGCTTCAGCGACATCCGACACGAGGGGGAGAACGTCGGCCAGAAGGCCGTCGCCGAGATCATGAGCGAGCAGTTCCCCACCGTCTCCCGCGAGGACTCGGTCGACAAGATCAGCAACCTGCTCGACTACTACAAGGCGGTCATCGTGACCGAGAGCGGGGAGGCGGTCGGCATCATCACCGAGGCGGACATCGCGGCCGCACTTTCCTGA
- a CDS encoding DUF7563 family protein, whose translation MPECQNCGAFVTRDYARVFTPNGVEDPRVCPRCEDMVRDGADVRDARSPRNS comes from the coding sequence ATGCCCGAGTGCCAGAACTGTGGTGCCTTCGTCACGCGAGATTACGCCCGGGTGTTCACGCCGAACGGCGTCGAGGACCCGCGCGTCTGTCCCCGCTGTGAAGATATGGTCCGTGACGGTGCGGACGTCCGCGATGCCCGCTCTCCCCGTAACTCCTAG
- a CDS encoding CDC48 family AAA ATPase: protein MNEVQLEVAKAYPNDSGRGIARLDPDTLLHLKLSPGDIIEIEGADTTAAKVWRADRQDWNTDTVRIDGFTRQNADVGIGERVTIRKAEATKAEKLVLAPPEEASVQFGSDAAGMVKRQILKRPVVERDIVPVMSSTNHPFMRSPGQAIPLIAVETDPDGVCLVTEDTEVELREEPISGFEKTGGGITYEDIGGLQNEIQRVREMVELPMKHPQIFKKLGIEPPQGVLLHGPPGTGKTLLAKAVANETSASFFSIAGPEIISKYYGESEQQLREIFEDAKDESPSIIFIDELDSIAPKREDVTGEVERRVVAQLLTMMDGLETRGQVIVIAATNRVDSVDPALRRPGRFDREIEIGVPDEEGRKEILQIHTRGMPLSDDVSLDHLADETHGFVGADIESLTKEAAMKALRRYLPEIDLDEEDIPPSLIDRMIVKRDDFGGALGEVEPSAMREVLVELPKITWDDVGGLEEPKQNVKEAVEWPLSSPEKFDRMGIEPPKGVLLYGPPGTGKTLMAKAVANETNANFISVRGPQLLSKWVGESEKAIRQTFRKARQVAPTVIFFDELDSLAPSRGNEVGNNVSERVVNQLLTELDGLEEMGNVMVIGATNRPDMIDPALLRSGRFDRLVFIGEPEQEGREQILKIHTQHSPLAPDVSLREIAEITDGYVGSDLESIAREAAMVALREDDDAEEVEMRHFRQAMENVRPTITDEIMDYYERIEEQFKGGGGESFAERGSGGRIGFQ from the coding sequence ATGAACGAAGTGCAACTCGAAGTGGCGAAAGCGTACCCGAACGACTCGGGACGCGGCATCGCCAGACTGGACCCCGACACGTTGCTCCACCTGAAGCTGTCTCCGGGTGACATCATCGAAATCGAGGGGGCCGACACGACGGCTGCGAAGGTGTGGCGTGCCGACCGACAGGACTGGAACACCGACACCGTCCGGATCGACGGCTTCACGCGGCAGAACGCCGACGTGGGGATCGGCGAGCGCGTCACCATCCGGAAGGCCGAGGCGACGAAGGCCGAGAAACTCGTCCTCGCGCCGCCGGAGGAGGCGAGCGTCCAGTTCGGCTCCGACGCCGCCGGCATGGTCAAGCGACAGATCCTGAAGCGCCCGGTGGTCGAACGCGACATCGTGCCCGTCATGAGCAGCACGAACCACCCGTTCATGCGCTCGCCCGGGCAGGCCATCCCGCTGATCGCCGTCGAGACGGACCCCGACGGGGTCTGTCTGGTCACCGAGGACACGGAGGTCGAACTGCGGGAGGAACCCATCTCCGGGTTCGAGAAGACCGGCGGCGGCATCACCTACGAGGACATCGGCGGCCTGCAAAACGAGATCCAGCGGGTCCGGGAGATGGTCGAACTCCCGATGAAGCACCCGCAGATCTTCAAGAAGTTGGGGATCGAACCCCCGCAGGGCGTCCTCCTCCACGGCCCGCCGGGGACGGGCAAGACCCTGCTCGCGAAGGCCGTCGCCAACGAGACGTCCGCGAGTTTCTTCTCCATCGCGGGCCCCGAGATCATCTCCAAGTACTACGGCGAGTCCGAACAGCAGTTGCGGGAGATCTTCGAGGACGCCAAAGACGAGTCGCCGTCGATCATCTTCATCGACGAACTCGACTCCATCGCGCCCAAACGGGAGGACGTGACCGGCGAGGTAGAGCGCCGGGTCGTCGCCCAACTGCTGACGATGATGGACGGCCTCGAAACGCGGGGCCAGGTCATCGTCATCGCGGCGACGAACCGGGTCGACAGCGTCGATCCCGCCCTGCGCCGGCCGGGTCGCTTCGACCGCGAGATCGAGATCGGCGTCCCCGACGAGGAGGGCCGGAAGGAGATCCTCCAGATCCACACCCGCGGGATGCCGCTCTCGGACGACGTGAGCCTCGATCACCTCGCCGACGAGACCCACGGCTTCGTCGGCGCCGACATCGAGAGCCTCACCAAGGAGGCGGCGATGAAGGCGCTGCGGCGCTACCTCCCCGAGATCGACCTCGACGAGGAGGACATCCCGCCGAGCCTGATCGACCGCATGATCGTCAAGCGCGACGACTTCGGCGGCGCGCTGGGCGAGGTCGAACCCTCCGCCATGCGGGAGGTGCTGGTGGAACTCCCGAAGATCACGTGGGACGACGTGGGTGGGCTGGAGGAGCCGAAACAGAACGTCAAGGAGGCCGTGGAGTGGCCACTCTCCTCGCCCGAGAAGTTCGACCGCATGGGGATCGAACCCCCCAAAGGGGTGCTCCTGTACGGCCCGCCGGGGACGGGCAAGACGCTGATGGCGAAGGCCGTCGCCAACGAGACCAACGCCAACTTCATCAGCGTTCGCGGCCCGCAACTCCTCTCGAAGTGGGTCGGGGAGAGCGAGAAGGCGATCCGGCAGACGTTCCGGAAGGCCCGACAGGTGGCCCCGACGGTCATCTTCTTCGACGAACTCGACTCGCTCGCCCCCTCGCGGGGGAACGAGGTCGGGAACAACGTCTCCGAGCGCGTCGTCAACCAGCTGCTGACCGAACTCGACGGGCTGGAGGAGATGGGCAACGTGATGGTCATCGGCGCGACCAACCGGCCGGACATGATCGATCCCGCGCTCCTCCGCTCGGGGCGGTTCGACCGCCTCGTGTTCATCGGCGAGCCCGAACAGGAGGGTCGCGAGCAGATCCTGAAGATCCACACGCAGCACTCGCCGCTGGCGCCGGACGTGAGCCTTCGCGAGATCGCGGAGATCACCGACGGCTACGTCGGCTCCGACCTGGAGAGCATCGCCCGCGAGGCGGCGATGGTCGCGCTCCGCGAGGACGACGACGCCGAGGAGGTGGAGATGCGCCACTTCCGGCAGGCGATGGAGAACGTCCGCCCCACGATCACCGACGAGATCATGGACTACTACGAGCGCATCGAGGAGCAGTTCAAGGGCGGCGGCGGCGAGAGCTTCGCCGAACGCGGGAGCGGCGGTCGCATCGGCTTCCAGTAG